One window of the Bacillus sp. (in: firmicutes) genome contains the following:
- a CDS encoding metal-dependent hydrolase yields MKVSFHGHAVVKIETNGTQILIDPFINGNEITDLIVEEQRPDVIILTHGHNDHVGDTIEIAKKNDALVVANYELATYLSWKGLRTHPMHIGGAHHFDFGKVKLTPALHGSGYVTENNELVYMGMPTGVLLTAEGKTIYHAGDTGLFSDMKLIGEMNDIDLAFLPIGDNFTMGPEDAAVAAKFLQAKTVVPIHFDTFPKIKQDPEKFVQLLGEGIQARVMKAGDVIEL; encoded by the coding sequence ATGAAAGTTTCATTCCATGGCCATGCGGTTGTAAAAATTGAAACAAACGGTACGCAAATTTTAATCGACCCATTTATTAATGGAAATGAAATAACGGATTTAATTGTAGAAGAACAACGCCCAGATGTGATTATTTTAACGCACGGTCATAATGACCATGTAGGAGATACGATTGAAATTGCTAAAAAAAATGATGCCCTTGTTGTTGCCAATTATGAATTAGCTACATACCTAAGTTGGAAGGGACTGCGTACCCATCCAATGCATATTGGTGGTGCCCATCACTTTGATTTTGGAAAAGTAAAATTAACTCCAGCCCTTCATGGTTCAGGATATGTAACGGAAAATAATGAACTTGTATATATGGGGATGCCGACAGGTGTATTGCTTACAGCTGAAGGGAAAACAATCTATCATGCAGGAGATACGGGATTGTTCTCAGATATGAAACTAATTGGAGAGATGAACGACATCGACCTCGCGTTTTTACCGATTGGAGATAACTTTACGATGGGACCAGAAGATGCAGCGGTCGCCGCGAAGTTTTTACAAGCGAAAACAGTTGTACCAATTCATTTCGATACCTTCCCGAAAATTAAACAAGACCCAGAGAAATTTGTTCAGCTTCTTGGGGAAGGCATTCAAGCAAGAGTTATGAAAGCTGGAGATGTTATCGAGTTATAA
- a CDS encoding YtpI family protein, with amino-acid sequence MPVLVILIISSLSFYVYYKARYFRSKNDLEKKWISSKSSIALGLFVALFGLNQFFLYHTTVTYIVGGLFILIGSLSAWSGYRAYRHYLPYILKQINE; translated from the coding sequence ATGCCAGTATTAGTTATCTTGATTATTAGTTCGTTATCCTTTTACGTCTATTATAAAGCGCGTTACTTTCGAAGCAAAAACGATTTAGAAAAGAAATGGATCTCTAGTAAATCAAGTATCGCTCTCGGACTGTTTGTTGCCCTTTTTGGCTTAAATCAATTTTTCTTATACCATACAACCGTTACATACATTGTTGGCGGACTGTTTATTCTTATCGGAAGCTTAAGCGCTTGGTCCGGATATCGAGCGTATCGTCATTATTTGCCATACATTTTAAAACAAATAAACGAATAA
- a CDS encoding acetate kinase: MTKIIAINAGSSSLKFQLFDMPKETVITKGIIERIGLNDSIFNITLNGEKKKEVLDIPNHEVAVKLLLDKLTSYGIINSLDEIEGIGHRVVHGGEEFTDSALITDEVLAKIEKLFDLAPLHNPANVTGIKAFQAVLPNVPAVAVFDTAFHQTMPESSYLYSLPYEYYEKFGIRKYGFHGTSHKYVSQRAAELLGRPIEQLRLISCHLGNGASIAAIEGGKSIDTSMGFTPLAGVTMGTRSGNIDPALIPYIMDKTGKSADEVLEILNKKSGMLGVSGFSSDLRDIEDEAAKGNERAELALEVFANRIHKYIGSYAARMCGVDAIIFTAGIGENSDVIRAKVLRGLEFMGVYWDPSLNKVRGKEAFISYPHSPVKVLVIPTNEEVMIARDVVRVAGL, translated from the coding sequence ATGACTAAAATTATTGCAATTAACGCGGGAAGTTCATCGCTTAAATTTCAGCTTTTTGACATGCCGAAAGAAACGGTCATTACGAAAGGAATTATTGAGCGAATTGGTTTAAATGATTCTATTTTTAACATTACATTAAACGGAGAAAAGAAGAAGGAAGTTTTAGATATTCCAAATCATGAAGTAGCAGTAAAATTGCTTTTAGATAAATTAACTTCGTATGGCATTATTAATTCCCTTGACGAAATTGAAGGAATTGGACATCGGGTGGTCCATGGAGGAGAAGAATTTACAGATTCTGCATTAATTACGGACGAAGTGTTAGCAAAAATCGAAAAGCTATTTGATTTAGCTCCGCTTCATAACCCAGCGAACGTAACGGGAATTAAAGCGTTCCAAGCAGTGCTACCAAATGTTCCAGCGGTTGCGGTATTTGATACAGCATTCCATCAAACAATGCCAGAAAGCTCCTACCTTTATAGTTTACCATACGAATATTATGAGAAATTTGGAATTCGTAAATATGGGTTCCATGGAACGAGCCATAAGTATGTTTCCCAGCGGGCAGCTGAACTATTAGGTCGTCCAATTGAGCAATTACGTCTCATCTCTTGTCACTTAGGTAATGGGGCAAGTATTGCCGCAATTGAAGGTGGAAAATCGATTGATACGTCGATGGGCTTCACACCGTTAGCAGGTGTCACCATGGGAACTCGCTCAGGTAACATTGACCCCGCATTAATCCCATACATTATGGACAAAACCGGTAAATCCGCTGATGAAGTGTTAGAGATTTTAAATAAGAAAAGCGGAATGCTTGGAGTGTCTGGTTTCTCTAGTGATTTACGTGACATTGAAGACGAAGCAGCAAAAGGTAACGAACGTGCTGAACTAGCCCTTGAAGTGTTTGCTAACCGTATTCATAAATATATTGGTTCATACGCAGCTCGTATGTGTGGTGTAGATGCGATTATCTTTACGGCTGGAATTGGGGAAAATAGTGATGTGATCCGGGCAAAAGTATTACGCGGACTTGAATTTATGGGAGTATATTGGGATCCATCTTTAAACAAAGTGCGTGGAAAAGAAGCGTTCATTAGCTATCCACATTCTCCAGTAAAAGTATTAGTGATCCCAACGAACGAAGAAGTGATGATTGCGCGTGACGTTGTGCGTGTGGCAGGATTATAA
- a CDS encoding aminopeptidase P family protein — protein MKQRLQQLINWMQEKEMDVCFVSSKENVFYFSGFRSEPHERLLGLLVFQQSEPILICPAMEQNDVKNAGWEYEIIGYQDTENPWDIIQQKIHQRLPKQPTWGIEKVHLNVERYEEIMKRFPNVQFVSAEEKLRELRMIKDDQELAAIRKAAALADFAIETGVNAIYEGATELEIIATIEYELKKKGVTEMSFSTMVLTGANAASPHGTPGLTKIKKGDLVLFDLGVVYDGYCSDITRTVAFGDISEEQKAIYETVRKAEETAVVATKPGVTASHLDQIARQIIHEAGYGDFFPHRLGHGLGISVHEYPSITSTNELTIQKGMVFTIEPGIYVPNVAGVRIEDDVYVTEDGVEVLTKYPKELKIIE, from the coding sequence ATGAAACAACGTTTACAACAACTGATAAACTGGATGCAAGAAAAAGAGATGGACGTTTGCTTCGTCTCATCGAAAGAAAATGTTTTTTATTTTAGTGGATTCCGAAGCGAGCCTCATGAACGTTTACTCGGCCTTCTAGTCTTCCAACAAAGTGAACCAATTTTAATCTGCCCTGCTATGGAACAAAATGATGTCAAAAATGCCGGGTGGGAATATGAAATCATCGGGTATCAAGACACCGAAAACCCTTGGGACATCATTCAACAAAAAATTCATCAGCGCTTACCAAAACAACCGACGTGGGGAATTGAAAAAGTACATTTAAATGTCGAGCGCTATGAAGAAATCATGAAACGCTTCCCAAACGTCCAATTTGTTTCCGCTGAAGAAAAATTACGAGAGCTACGCATGATTAAAGATGACCAAGAATTGGCGGCAATTCGTAAAGCGGCAGCACTCGCGGATTTTGCCATCGAAACGGGTGTAAATGCCATTTATGAAGGAGCAACAGAGTTAGAGATTATTGCGACGATTGAATATGAATTGAAGAAAAAAGGCGTTACTGAAATGTCATTTTCTACTATGGTTCTTACTGGGGCTAATGCCGCTTCTCCGCACGGTACGCCAGGTTTAACGAAAATTAAAAAAGGCGATCTCGTCCTTTTTGACTTAGGTGTCGTTTACGATGGATATTGCTCGGACATTACGCGGACAGTAGCGTTTGGAGATATTTCCGAAGAACAAAAAGCGATTTACGAAACGGTAAGAAAAGCGGAAGAAACAGCTGTCGTTGCCACAAAGCCGGGGGTAACTGCATCACACCTAGACCAAATTGCTCGTCAAATCATTCACGAGGCCGGTTATGGAGACTTTTTCCCTCACCGATTAGGCCATGGGCTTGGAATTAGTGTTCACGAATATCCGTCAATTACATCTACCAATGAATTAACGATTCAAAAAGGGATGGTTTTTACTATTGAACCAGGAATTTATGTTCCAAATGTAGCGGGTGTACGCATTGAAGACGATGTTTATGTGACAGAAGATGGTGTAGAAGTGTTAACAAAATATCCGAAAGAACTAAAAATCATTGAATAA
- the ald gene encoding alanine dehydrogenase — MRIGVPKEIKNNENRVAMTPAGVVNLVNNGHEVYIETGAGLGSGFTDDDYKQAGAVIVNTAEEAWSMEMVMKVKEPLPSEYQYFREGLILFTYLHLAPEPELTKALIDNKVVGIAYETVQLPNGSLPLLTPMSEVAGRMATQIGAQFLEKIYGGKGILLSGVPGVQRGKVTIIGGGVAGTNAAKMAVGLGAQVTIIDLNPDRLRQLDDIFGSDVTTLMSNPYNIAQAVKDSDLVIGAVLIPGAKAPKLVTEEMIKSMKPGSVVVDIAIDQGGIFETTDRITTHDNPTYEKHGIVHYAVANMPGAVPRTSTIALTNVTVPYALQIANKGYKQACLDNEALLKGINTLNGYVTYAAVAEAHGLEYADARKLLEQM, encoded by the coding sequence ATGCGAATCGGGGTACCTAAGGAAATAAAAAACAACGAAAACCGTGTTGCCATGACACCTGCAGGGGTCGTCAACCTTGTCAATAATGGACATGAAGTGTATATCGAAACAGGTGCTGGACTTGGCTCTGGTTTTACAGATGACGATTATAAACAAGCTGGGGCTGTCATTGTTAACACAGCAGAAGAAGCTTGGTCGATGGAGATGGTAATGAAAGTAAAAGAGCCATTACCAAGCGAATATCAATACTTCCGTGAAGGATTAATTTTATTTACCTATTTGCATCTTGCGCCAGAACCAGAATTAACGAAAGCGTTAATCGATAACAAAGTTGTTGGAATCGCTTACGAAACCGTACAATTACCGAACGGTTCGTTACCACTATTAACACCGATGAGTGAAGTGGCAGGTCGAATGGCTACGCAAATTGGTGCGCAATTCCTAGAAAAAATTTACGGAGGAAAAGGAATCCTTCTATCTGGAGTTCCTGGTGTTCAACGTGGAAAAGTTACCATCATCGGCGGTGGTGTAGCTGGTACGAACGCTGCAAAAATGGCAGTCGGACTAGGTGCCCAAGTGACGATCATCGACTTAAATCCAGATCGTTTACGTCAATTAGACGATATTTTTGGAAGCGATGTCACAACATTAATGTCAAACCCTTACAACATTGCCCAAGCGGTAAAAGATTCTGACCTAGTTATTGGGGCTGTGTTAATTCCAGGGGCAAAAGCTCCTAAGCTTGTGACAGAAGAGATGATTAAATCAATGAAACCTGGTTCTGTTGTAGTTGATATTGCGATTGACCAAGGTGGTATCTTTGAAACGACGGACCGCATTACGACTCATGATAACCCAACCTATGAAAAACATGGCATTGTACACTATGCCGTGGCGAACATGCCAGGTGCCGTTCCACGTACTTCAACAATTGCTTTAACAAATGTGACTGTACCGTATGCGTTACAAATTGCGAATAAGGGTTACAAACAAGCGTGTTTAGACAATGAAGCGTTATTAAAAGGAATTAATACATTAAATGGATATGTCACATACGCAGCAGTAGCGGAAGCTCATGGACTAGAATACGCTGATGCACGTAAGTTATTGGAGCAAATGTAA
- a CDS encoding CBS domain-containing protein — MATKHEQILQYIDQLPVGEKISVRQIAKALNVSEGTAYRAIKDAENKGYVSTIERVGTIRIERKKKENIEKLTFAEVVNIIDGQVLGGKAGLHKTLTKFVIGAMKLEAMMRYTGAGNLLIVGNRTKAHEHALKAGAAVLITGGFDTEDHVKKLADELELPIISTSYDTFTVATMINRAIYDQLIKKEIVLVEDILTPLEKTVYLSVKDTVGSWYEKKRETLHSRFPVVDQGLKVLGMVTSKDVMGQNEDTPIEKVMTKSPITVHGKTSVASAAHMMIWEGIELLPVVDQQNRLMGIISRQDVLKALQMIQRQPQIGETIDDIVAAQLTTLEDEQEEDVFQFEVTPQMTNQLGAISYGVFTSLVTEATNRVLRNHKKGDLVVENMTIYFIKPVQIESKITIHPKVLEVGRKFGKVDVEVFNEGVLVGKALMMCQLIDR, encoded by the coding sequence TTGGCGACAAAGCACGAACAAATTTTACAATATATTGACCAACTGCCAGTTGGAGAGAAAATCTCGGTCAGACAAATTGCAAAAGCGCTAAACGTAAGTGAAGGAACTGCTTATCGCGCGATCAAAGATGCCGAGAATAAAGGATATGTGAGCACAATTGAACGTGTCGGTACGATTCGAATCGAACGAAAGAAAAAAGAAAATATTGAAAAGTTAACCTTTGCCGAGGTAGTTAATATCATCGATGGACAAGTACTTGGCGGAAAAGCGGGACTACATAAAACATTAACGAAATTTGTTATTGGCGCCATGAAGCTGGAAGCGATGATGCGATATACCGGAGCGGGAAACTTACTCATTGTCGGAAATCGGACAAAAGCCCATGAACATGCACTCAAAGCAGGAGCAGCTGTATTAATTACCGGTGGTTTCGATACAGAAGATCATGTGAAAAAGCTGGCCGACGAATTAGAATTGCCGATTATTTCGACAAGCTACGATACGTTTACGGTTGCGACAATGATTAATCGGGCGATTTATGACCAGTTAATTAAAAAAGAAATTGTGTTAGTTGAAGATATTTTAACCCCATTAGAAAAAACGGTTTACTTGTCCGTAAAAGATACGGTAGGCAGCTGGTACGAAAAAAAACGAGAAACGCTTCATAGCCGTTTCCCAGTAGTAGACCAAGGTCTAAAAGTGCTCGGTATGGTCACCTCAAAAGATGTGATGGGTCAAAACGAGGACACCCCTATTGAGAAAGTTATGACGAAATCGCCAATTACCGTACATGGCAAAACGAGCGTAGCTTCTGCCGCTCATATGATGATTTGGGAAGGGATCGAACTGCTCCCGGTGGTTGATCAACAAAACAGACTAATGGGGATCATTAGTCGACAAGATGTTTTAAAAGCGTTGCAAATGATACAACGGCAACCCCAAATTGGCGAAACGATTGACGACATCGTTGCTGCACAATTAACGACTCTTGAAGATGAACAAGAAGAAGATGTTTTCCAATTTGAAGTAACCCCGCAAATGACAAACCAATTAGGAGCAATTTCCTATGGAGTATTTACCTCATTAGTGACCGAAGCAACTAACAGAGTATTACGGAATCATAAAAAAGGAGATTTAGTCGTAGAGAATATGACTATCTATTTTATTAAACCGGTTCAAATTGAGAGTAAAATCACGATTCATCCTAAGGTACTAGAAGTCGGCCGAAAGTTTGGAAAGGTCGATGTAGAAGTTTTCAATGAAGGGGTATTAGTCGGTAAGGCATTAATGATGTGTCAGCTTATTGACCGATAG
- the argH gene encoding argininosuccinate lyase, whose protein sequence is MKKLWGGRFTKTAAEWVDAFGASIPFDQELVFEDIEGSKAHARMLGTCGILTEEETNKILQGLQSIQKKVEKGEVEFSIALEDIHMNIEKLLIDEIGPIGGKLHTARSRNDQVATDMHLYLKKKVKMIIEAIEEMQQALLHQAEQHVETIMPGYTHLQRAQPISFAHHLMAYFWMLERDKGRLKDSLKRIDYSPLGAGALAGTTFPIDRSFTAAELGFTNIYENSMDAVSDRDFIVEFLSHASLLMMHLSRLAEEFILWSSQEYHFIELDDTFATGSSIMPQKKNPDMAELIRGKTGRVYGHLFSLLTVLKGLPLAYNKDMQEDKEGMFDTVATVTGCLKIFTGMIETMKVNHMNMEQATKQDFSNATELADYLASKGIPFRKAHELVGKLVLLCLQKGCYLTDLTLAEFQKASPLIDEDIYNILSPYEAVKRRNSDGGTGFQQVRKQIEKAKKLLHPNL, encoded by the coding sequence ATGAAAAAATTGTGGGGAGGCCGCTTTACGAAAACGGCGGCTGAATGGGTAGATGCTTTTGGTGCTTCCATTCCTTTTGACCAAGAACTTGTCTTTGAAGATATCGAAGGAAGCAAGGCGCACGCCCGTATGTTAGGAACATGCGGCATTCTAACAGAAGAAGAAACGAATAAAATTCTTCAAGGGTTGCAATCAATTCAGAAAAAAGTCGAAAAAGGGGAAGTCGAGTTTTCGATTGCACTGGAAGATATTCATATGAACATCGAAAAATTGTTAATCGATGAAATCGGACCGATTGGAGGAAAATTGCATACAGCACGAAGTCGGAACGATCAAGTGGCTACCGATATGCACCTTTATTTGAAAAAGAAAGTGAAAATGATTATCGAGGCCATTGAAGAAATGCAACAAGCACTCCTTCATCAAGCGGAACAACATGTAGAGACAATTATGCCTGGATATACCCATTTACAACGTGCACAACCGATCTCATTTGCTCATCATTTAATGGCGTATTTTTGGATGCTTGAACGTGATAAAGGACGGTTGAAGGATTCGTTAAAACGAATCGACTACTCTCCTTTAGGTGCAGGAGCGTTAGCCGGAACTACTTTTCCGATCGATCGTTCGTTCACAGCGGCCGAACTGGGGTTTACTAACATCTACGAAAACAGTATGGATGCTGTAAGCGATCGTGATTTTATCGTCGAATTTTTAAGCCATGCATCGTTGTTGATGATGCACTTATCACGCTTAGCGGAGGAATTCATTTTATGGTCGAGCCAGGAGTACCATTTTATCGAACTAGATGATACGTTTGCTACGGGCAGTAGCATCATGCCGCAAAAGAAAAACCCGGATATGGCTGAGCTCATTCGTGGAAAAACAGGACGAGTGTACGGTCATCTTTTCAGTTTGCTAACTGTTTTAAAAGGATTACCACTTGCGTATAACAAAGACATGCAAGAAGACAAAGAGGGGATGTTTGATACGGTTGCTACCGTTACTGGTTGTTTAAAGATTTTTACGGGTATGATTGAGACAATGAAGGTAAATCACATGAATATGGAACAAGCAACAAAACAAGATTTTTCAAATGCAACTGAGCTAGCCGATTATTTAGCGAGTAAAGGCATTCCGTTTCGAAAAGCTCATGAATTGGTTGGAAAGTTAGTATTATTATGCCTGCAAAAAGGATGTTATTTAACGGATTTAACGTTAGCTGAGTTTCAGAAAGCATCTCCATTAATTGATGAAGATATTTACAATATCTTATCTCCTTACGAAGCAGTAAAAAGACGTAATTCCGATGGTGGAACAGGCTTTCAACAAGTAAGGAAACAAATTGAAAAAGCAAAAAAATTGCTTCATCCAAACTTATAG
- a CDS encoding argininosuccinate synthase, with protein MAEKVVLAYSGGLDTSVAIQWLKDLGYEVIAVCLDVGEGKDLEFIQKKALQVGALKSYVIDAKEEFANEYALVALQAHTLYEGKYPLVSALSRPLIAKKLVEIAELEGATAVGHGCTGKGNDQVRFEVSIKALNPSLKVVAPVREWSWSREEEIEYAKQRGIPIPVDIDSPYSIDQNLWGRSNECGILEDPWAAPPEEAYDLTSSIEDAPDKPEWIEIEFEKGVPLAINGQTYPLYELILTLNQLAGKHGVGRIDHVENRLVGIKSREVYECPAAITLIKAHKELEDLTLVKEVAHFKPFIEQKLAELIYNGLWFSPLKNALVSFLKETQQVVTGTVRVKLFKGHAIVEGRKSPFSLYNEKLATYTAEDEFDHSAAVGFIQLWGLPTTVHRMVHQSEKVTK; from the coding sequence GTGGCGGAAAAGGTAGTATTAGCGTATTCTGGGGGACTTGATACATCTGTTGCAATACAATGGCTAAAAGATCTAGGGTATGAAGTGATTGCTGTTTGTTTAGATGTTGGAGAAGGAAAAGATTTAGAGTTTATTCAAAAGAAAGCTCTTCAAGTAGGGGCGTTAAAAAGTTATGTGATCGATGCGAAAGAAGAATTCGCCAACGAGTATGCGTTAGTAGCCCTTCAAGCTCATACGTTATATGAAGGAAAATATCCACTCGTGTCCGCTTTATCACGTCCGTTGATTGCGAAAAAATTGGTGGAAATAGCAGAACTCGAAGGGGCAACAGCGGTTGGGCACGGTTGTACGGGGAAAGGAAATGACCAAGTTCGTTTTGAAGTTTCTATTAAAGCTTTAAATCCTTCGTTAAAAGTGGTGGCGCCTGTTCGTGAGTGGAGCTGGTCGCGTGAAGAAGAAATCGAATATGCAAAACAAAGAGGAATTCCGATTCCAGTCGACATAGATAGCCCATATTCTATCGATCAAAATTTATGGGGAAGAAGTAACGAATGCGGCATATTGGAAGATCCGTGGGCTGCACCACCTGAAGAGGCGTACGATTTAACATCTTCAATTGAAGACGCTCCCGATAAGCCTGAATGGATAGAAATTGAATTTGAAAAAGGAGTACCTTTAGCGATAAATGGACAGACTTATCCTCTTTACGAACTGATTTTAACGCTCAATCAGTTAGCAGGTAAGCACGGAGTTGGGCGTATTGACCATGTAGAAAATCGATTAGTCGGTATTAAATCACGTGAAGTATATGAATGTCCAGCTGCGATAACTCTTATCAAGGCGCATAAAGAACTAGAAGATTTGACACTTGTTAAAGAGGTTGCCCATTTTAAACCGTTCATTGAACAAAAATTAGCGGAGCTCATTTATAACGGATTATGGTTTTCCCCATTGAAAAATGCGCTTGTGTCATTTTTAAAAGAAACGCAACAAGTGGTGACAGGTACGGTACGAGTGAAATTGTTTAAAGGTCATGCAATCGTAGAAGGTCGAAAATCACCGTTTTCGTTGTATAATGAAAAGCTTGCTACGTATACGGCTGAAGATGAATTTGATCATTCTGCAGCTGTCGGGTTCATTCAATTATGGGGACTTCCAACAACGGTTCATCGTATGGTGCATCAATCGGAGAAGGTGACAAAATGA
- a CDS encoding class I SAM-dependent methyltransferase has product MVKVSPVEQLFTAFDETATLLEEELSCTYLEALAEAGEDFFHYTVLQDEVSEVTKKRIQKKIEEVNVDRFSSEQIRKAFQLCILKGMKKHTQPHHQMTPDSIGLIVSYLIGKFMNTSLSFSLLDPAIGTGNLVYTILNGMPEKQIQTYGVDVDDVLLKLAYTNANLQKHSIQLYNQDSIAPLLVPKVDAVVCDLPVGYYPDDIRAQEYRLKAKEGHSYAHHLLLEQSINYTKDGGYLFFVIPNHLFESDQSKQLHEYIKEVANIQAVLQLPLSMFKSEKLAKSIFILQKKKDGVKPPKQVLLAQLPKLSDGQAMERFLWKVDNWFEENN; this is encoded by the coding sequence ATGGTGAAAGTTTCGCCAGTAGAACAATTATTTACAGCATTTGATGAAACGGCAACGTTACTTGAAGAAGAACTATCTTGCACTTATTTAGAAGCACTTGCTGAAGCCGGAGAAGACTTTTTTCATTATACTGTACTTCAAGACGAAGTGAGCGAAGTTACAAAAAAGCGTATTCAAAAAAAAATAGAGGAAGTAAATGTCGATCGGTTTTCCAGTGAACAAATTCGAAAAGCGTTTCAACTGTGTATTTTAAAGGGAATGAAAAAACATACGCAGCCTCATCATCAAATGACACCTGATTCCATTGGCTTAATTGTTAGCTATCTTATAGGGAAGTTTATGAACACTTCTTTATCATTCTCTTTACTAGACCCGGCCATTGGAACAGGAAACTTAGTGTATACCATTTTGAACGGGATGCCGGAAAAGCAAATTCAAACATATGGGGTCGATGTGGACGATGTACTCCTAAAGTTAGCATATACAAATGCCAATTTACAAAAGCATTCCATTCAACTATACAATCAAGATTCGATAGCACCACTTCTTGTTCCAAAAGTAGACGCTGTTGTATGCGATTTACCAGTTGGGTACTATCCTGATGATATTAGAGCCCAAGAATATCGCTTAAAAGCAAAAGAAGGACATTCATATGCCCATCATTTATTACTAGAACAAAGTATCAATTATACAAAAGATGGTGGATACTTGTTTTTTGTGATACCTAATCATTTATTTGAGTCTGATCAATCGAAGCAATTACACGAATACATTAAAGAGGTTGCCAACATTCAAGCAGTATTACAGTTGCCTTTATCCATGTTCAAAAGCGAAAAATTAGCTAAGAGTATTTTTATTTTGCAAAAGAAAAAAGACGGCGTGAAACCACCGAAGCAAGTATTACTTGCTCAATTACCAAAACTGTCCGATGGTCAAGCGATGGAGCGATTTTTATGGAAGGTAGACAATTGGTTTGAAGAAAATAATTAA
- a CDS encoding EcsC family protein codes for MVWSEREQAYWNEILDFERNLLQYEPNDFELTYEKWLEKGLTLVPAETRELFFEQFDQLFFHIHSLLQGSQFQMDARDRILTAARAFDDTVESISDLKRLSIDQLHYIAQQQSSRHRIYSLLQGAAVGIGGTLALSSDYLAMTIINLRAVQLISMSYGYEVNSPYEMMTSLKVYHTSTLPLRLRAAGWMKLKEEIGDEHYFYFGSEKLTNETWLQGPLKQVLKTMLILTFKRKQFSGVPFISMAIGAGANYQLTRNVTNMSEKFYQMRLLMEKQAQT; via the coding sequence ATGGTTTGGTCTGAAAGGGAGCAAGCATATTGGAATGAAATTCTTGACTTTGAAAGGAACCTCCTGCAATACGAACCGAACGACTTTGAGCTTACATATGAAAAATGGTTAGAAAAAGGGTTGACGCTTGTCCCAGCGGAAACGCGAGAACTATTTTTTGAGCAATTTGATCAACTGTTTTTTCATATTCATTCCCTTCTTCAAGGTTCTCAATTTCAAATGGATGCCCGTGATCGAATTTTAACCGCTGCCCGAGCGTTTGATGATACAGTAGAATCTATTTCTGATTTGAAGCGATTGTCGATCGACCAGCTTCATTATATTGCTCAACAGCAAAGCTCCAGGCATCGAATTTATTCTCTTCTTCAAGGCGCAGCTGTTGGGATAGGTGGAACTTTAGCTTTAAGCAGTGATTATTTGGCGATGACTATCATCAATTTACGGGCAGTACAATTGATTTCCATGTCGTACGGTTACGAGGTAAATTCACCGTATGAAATGATGACATCGTTAAAAGTGTATCATACATCGACGTTACCTTTACGTTTACGTGCTGCCGGATGGATGAAATTGAAAGAGGAGATTGGAGACGAGCACTACTTTTATTTTGGTTCAGAAAAGTTGACGAATGAAACTTGGTTGCAAGGACCGTTGAAACAAGTATTAAAAACAATGTTGATTCTAACTTTTAAGAGAAAGCAATTTTCAGGAGTTCCTTTCATCAGTATGGCTATTGGAGCTGGGGCCAACTATCAACTGACGCGCAATGTCACGAACATGTCCGAAAAATTTTATCAAATGCGCTTGTTAATGGAAAAACAAGCCCAAACCTAA